A single Pseudoalteromonas phenolica DNA region contains:
- a CDS encoding M14 family metallopeptidase, with the protein MTTAYPIGKPGTPWQEADKKQWLAAQVIKRSYQQEVETKILALADEYDVEQYGELNYGENEYKLYAVKSRDFSDNKPTILVTGGVHGYETSGVHGAIEFIKSQGKHYEAEFNIVVLPCISPWGYETINRWNPDAIDPNRSFYADSPAAESKQAMAYVAKFDDLLCHVDLHETTDTDNSEFRPALAARDGVSHDNWNIPDGFYLVGHTQKPQYSFQTAIIKEVEKVTHIAPADEDGRLIGVPIEQFGVINYDGTKLGLCMGMTNAEYVTTTEVYPDSPSANDEICVQGQVASVVGALNYIKSMDD; encoded by the coding sequence ATGACAACCGCTTACCCAATTGGCAAACCTGGCACACCATGGCAAGAAGCAGATAAAAAACAGTGGCTTGCAGCACAAGTAATTAAACGCAGTTACCAACAAGAAGTAGAAACTAAAATACTTGCACTCGCTGATGAGTATGATGTTGAGCAATATGGTGAGCTTAATTATGGTGAAAATGAATATAAATTGTATGCAGTGAAGTCTCGTGACTTTTCTGACAATAAGCCTACTATTTTGGTGACAGGCGGTGTACATGGTTATGAAACCAGTGGTGTACATGGTGCGATTGAATTCATTAAATCTCAAGGTAAACATTATGAGGCTGAATTCAATATTGTGGTGCTTCCATGTATTAGCCCTTGGGGTTATGAAACAATCAACCGTTGGAATCCTGATGCAATTGATCCAAACCGCTCATTTTATGCTGACAGCCCAGCTGCTGAATCAAAACAAGCAATGGCTTATGTCGCTAAGTTCGATGATTTACTGTGTCATGTTGATTTACATGAAACCACGGATACTGATAACTCTGAGTTTCGCCCCGCACTCGCAGCAAGAGATGGTGTAAGCCATGATAATTGGAATATTCCAGATGGCTTTTACTTGGTAGGACATACTCAAAAACCACAGTACTCGTTTCAAACTGCGATAATCAAAGAAGTAGAAAAAGTCACCCACATAGCCCCTGCTGACGAAGATGGCAGATTAATTGGTGTTCCAATTGAGCAATTCGGTGTGATTAATTATGACGGCACTAAACTGGGTCTTTGCATGGGCATGACAAATGCTGAGTATGTGACAACAACTGAAGTTTACCCTGATAGCCCATCTGCTAATGATGAAATTTGTGTGCAAGGCCAAGTAGCTTCAGTAGTCGGTGCTTTAAACTACATAAAATCAATGGATGATTAA
- a CDS encoding aldehyde dehydrogenase family protein, producing the protein MIYSNPNTQGAVVNFKDKYDNYIGGEWVAPLDGEYFENKSPVNGKVFCQVARSKAADIELALDKAHEAKEAWGTTSVTERSNILLKIAQIIEENKEYLAVAETWDNGKAVRETLAADIPLAADHFRYFAGCIRAQEGSIGEIDEHTVAYHFHEPLGVVGQIIPWNFPLLMAAWKLAPALAAGNCVVLKPAEQTPTSIMLLVELIGDLLPAGALNVVNGFGKEAGEALATSKRIAKIAFTGSTPVGSHILKCAADNIIPSTVELGGKSPNIFFSDVLEKDDDYLSKCIEGAVLAYFNQGEVCTCPSRLFVQEDIYDEFIERVKARTAQIKRGNPLDTETMVGAQASQQQFDKILSYIEIGKQEGAEVLFGGEVEQLSEEFDSGYYIQPTLLKGNNSMRVFQEEIFGPVISLCTFKDEAEALELANSSEFGLGAGVWTRNMNRAYHFGRKIEAGRVWTNCYHMYPAHAAFGGYKKSGVGRETHKKALDHYQQTKNLLVSYSESPLGFF; encoded by the coding sequence ATGATTTATTCAAACCCAAATACCCAAGGCGCGGTAGTTAATTTTAAAGACAAGTACGACAACTACATTGGCGGTGAGTGGGTTGCACCGTTAGATGGTGAGTATTTTGAAAACAAAAGCCCTGTAAACGGTAAAGTGTTTTGCCAAGTGGCACGCTCTAAAGCTGCAGATATCGAATTGGCACTCGACAAAGCGCATGAAGCAAAAGAAGCGTGGGGTACAACCAGTGTCACTGAGCGTAGCAATATTTTACTTAAAATTGCTCAGATCATTGAAGAAAACAAAGAATATTTGGCGGTTGCTGAAACTTGGGACAACGGTAAGGCAGTACGAGAAACTCTTGCAGCCGATATTCCGCTAGCAGCAGATCATTTTAGATATTTTGCTGGCTGTATCCGTGCGCAAGAGGGCAGTATTGGCGAAATTGACGAGCACACTGTGGCCTACCATTTTCATGAGCCGCTAGGTGTCGTGGGTCAAATTATACCTTGGAACTTCCCGCTATTAATGGCCGCTTGGAAATTAGCCCCAGCCCTTGCTGCAGGTAACTGTGTTGTACTAAAACCTGCGGAGCAAACCCCCACTTCAATCATGTTATTAGTAGAACTGATCGGTGATTTATTACCTGCGGGCGCTTTAAACGTGGTGAATGGATTTGGTAAAGAAGCTGGTGAAGCGCTCGCGACCAGCAAACGTATCGCTAAGATTGCTTTTACAGGCTCTACACCTGTTGGTTCGCACATATTGAAATGCGCTGCAGATAACATTATTCCATCAACTGTTGAGCTTGGCGGTAAATCACCAAATATCTTTTTCAGTGATGTATTAGAAAAAGACGATGATTATCTCAGTAAGTGTATTGAAGGTGCGGTATTGGCTTATTTCAACCAAGGTGAAGTATGTACTTGTCCTTCGCGCTTATTTGTTCAAGAAGACATCTATGACGAGTTTATTGAGCGTGTGAAAGCGCGTACTGCGCAAATTAAGCGAGGCAACCCGCTAGATACAGAAACTATGGTGGGCGCGCAAGCCTCTCAACAACAATTTGATAAAATCTTAAGCTATATCGAAATAGGCAAACAAGAAGGCGCAGAAGTACTGTTTGGTGGTGAAGTCGAGCAGTTATCCGAAGAGTTTGATTCAGGCTATTACATTCAACCTACCTTGCTTAAAGGCAATAACTCAATGCGTGTCTTCCAAGAAGAGATTTTTGGCCCAGTTATTTCATTGTGCACGTTTAAAGATGAAGCCGAAGCCTTAGAATTGGCAAATAGTTCTGAATTTGGCTTAGGTGCAGGTGTGTGGACTCGAAACATGAATCGTGCCTATCATTTTGGTCGCAAGATTGAAGCAGGTCGTGTATGGACCAATTGTTACCATATGTATCCTGCGCATGCTGCTTTTGGAGGTTATAAAAAGTCGGGAGTCGGTAGAGAGACGCACAAAAAAGCGTTAGATCATTATCAGCAAACTAAGAATCTGTTAGTTAGCTACAGCGAAAGTCCGCTCGGCTTTTTCTAA
- a CDS encoding AraC family transcriptional regulator, with the protein MRFDLQARHQQIDKLVENKLSFNSEHAQLSIYDTYERAFNVPLSSNNVLFCGMLQGKKVMHVETCDYHHDFLPNESFVLAPEQTVHIDFPDASEPTPTTCLAIEINSDKLADIAQKLNIQNQTSIEVAYQNELVHVEHNWQTQALLDRMVHLFTENEDQRGFLIDLALNELVTRLLTQQTRELILKCANSQSHQDPISEVVEYIEHHLSEPLDIDTLCKIACMSRSKFFNYFKSCLNMTPQQWLQARRLTKAKELLRKGKSITQIGFDLGFNHTSQFSRTFKNAFGVSPKAFQKN; encoded by the coding sequence ATGCGATTTGATTTACAAGCTAGACATCAGCAAATAGATAAACTGGTTGAAAATAAGCTTAGCTTTAACTCAGAGCATGCCCAATTAAGTATTTATGACACTTACGAGCGCGCATTTAACGTGCCTTTGTCGTCAAATAATGTGTTGTTTTGCGGCATGCTTCAGGGCAAAAAAGTGATGCACGTTGAAACGTGTGATTATCATCACGATTTTTTGCCTAATGAGAGTTTTGTGCTTGCACCAGAGCAAACCGTTCATATTGATTTTCCTGACGCATCAGAGCCAACGCCTACAACCTGTTTAGCCATTGAAATCAACTCTGATAAACTGGCTGATATTGCCCAAAAGCTTAATATACAAAATCAAACCAGTATCGAAGTGGCTTATCAAAATGAACTCGTTCATGTCGAGCACAATTGGCAAACTCAAGCGTTACTCGATCGCATGGTACATTTATTTACCGAAAATGAAGATCAGCGTGGTTTTCTGATTGATCTTGCGCTTAATGAATTGGTGACTCGATTACTCACTCAGCAAACCCGCGAACTTATATTAAAGTGTGCAAACTCTCAGAGTCATCAGGACCCAATTTCAGAAGTCGTTGAATACATAGAGCATCATTTGAGCGAGCCTCTAGATATAGATACTTTGTGCAAAATTGCTTGTATGAGTCGCAGTAAATTTTTTAACTATTTTAAATCATGCTTAAACATGACTCCACAGCAATGGCTGCAAGCAAGGCGACTGACAAAAGCCAAAGAGTTGCTTAGAAAAGGTAAAAGCATTACCCAAATAGGATTTGATTTAGGCTTTAACCATACCAGTCAGTTTAGTCGAACATTCAAAAATGCCTTTGGTGTTTCTCCAAAGGCATTTCAAAAGAACTAA
- the sohB gene encoding protease SohB: protein MTFLFEYGLFLAKAVTVVLSIGIIIILAVGASQKPKASAGEVELQDLSKKLKRNKQDFIEQTLDKKALKNYKKKQKKEQEDKLAAKAFVINFDGSSDANEVNNLREEITAVLQVADKDKDSVIVNINSGGGVVHGYGLGASQLKRLTSAKLPLTVCVDKIAASGGYMMACVANKIVAAPFSIIGSIGVIAQIPNFNKLLKKNDIDFEMITSGEFKRTLTIFGENTDKGRDKFQQEVESTHGLFKEFVQTHRQDIELEQVATGEYWFATEALKLGLVDELNTSDDYILSLLESHQIYTVKYTSKKSLPEKLGLGISKAVASATNSLWTKLQDAKW, encoded by the coding sequence TTGACGTTCTTATTTGAATACGGTTTATTTTTAGCTAAAGCAGTTACTGTTGTGTTATCGATTGGGATCATCATCATCTTAGCTGTGGGCGCGAGTCAAAAGCCTAAGGCAAGCGCAGGTGAAGTCGAGCTTCAAGACTTATCTAAAAAGCTAAAGCGAAATAAACAAGACTTTATAGAGCAGACTCTTGATAAAAAAGCACTTAAGAATTACAAAAAAAAGCAGAAGAAAGAGCAAGAAGATAAGCTTGCAGCAAAAGCATTTGTGATTAATTTCGATGGTAGTTCAGATGCCAATGAAGTGAATAACTTACGTGAAGAAATAACAGCTGTGTTGCAAGTTGCTGATAAAGATAAGGATTCAGTGATTGTAAATATCAATAGTGGCGGCGGTGTGGTTCATGGCTATGGCTTAGGTGCTTCTCAGTTAAAGCGTCTCACTAGTGCAAAGCTCCCTTTAACTGTGTGTGTTGATAAAATTGCTGCAAGTGGTGGTTATATGATGGCCTGTGTGGCAAATAAAATTGTTGCTGCACCGTTTTCAATTATTGGCTCCATTGGCGTCATTGCACAAATCCCCAATTTCAACAAGCTTTTGAAAAAGAATGACATTGATTTTGAAATGATCACTTCAGGCGAATTTAAACGCACGTTGACGATATTTGGTGAGAACACTGATAAGGGGCGTGATAAATTTCAACAAGAAGTAGAATCAACCCATGGCTTGTTTAAAGAGTTTGTACAAACTCATAGACAAGATATAGAACTAGAACAAGTGGCAACAGGTGAATATTGGTTTGCAACTGAAGCGCTAAAATTAGGTTTAGTCGATGAGTTAAACACCAGCGATGATTATATTTTATCTTTATTAGAAAGCCATCAAATCTATACGGTTAAATACACTAGCAAAAAATCGCTACCAGAAAAGCTAGGACTTGGCATAAGCAAAGCGGTCGCGAGTGCAACTAATAGCCTTTGGACTAAGTTACAAGACGCTAAATGGTAG
- a CDS encoding VolA/Pla-1 family phospholipase codes for MKKMLLSLAISTALVGCGGGETLQDVKQETTPVLPSASIKFDPSNGVISIPNDLLLSGTKDGTLNLPGEFDDQGQPLAAAAYANPSLTMGGLDGWSTNMPYVIDLDVPSEVSINADSVATPDAVRIFEVVMGASITDPDCASDKVPAGIACKYVGELTFGVDYIAKLTDSGNGIMVVPLKPLKPGASYITALTKSIVMADGRPLEASSTYSLVKAEAPLVTDSQRSLQVVVNKYEEVISGQVAKEDIIYTAAMTIQSVGAVMNNIKLGLAQSLQTQTNPRVSVPEQPMITVSDALATVIPDAETRAPFQAVQYMQGSIMLPMYSKKPEGTAIEDLAGTYWKARCDSAATLAGAVAAGVDLSGLTPGVNDAYCNAITEGQLRDFGLDQSRFLTKFNSIPSIEWIANVPVQITKPRAELLGIEMPATGWPVVILQHGITANKESLLGLTLALSNAGFATVAIDHPMHGARGLDIDLDGKDDFNATSGQGSVLSYMNLTSLLVARDNLRQSSADLLALRLGLNFIDPTLGINPTDVSFFGHSLGSIVAPNFIANTNKSIGNETVDNLFKVNTVGLASGGAGIANFLTESGSFGSFVKGSVLAAAGNLSSKAFLEFVASEATAACPVETKIPCSYALYEKQLVEAGNTAALGSIQSIISQFVTVAQTTLDSADPVNYASAVQALGTPTYLSVVTGGVDGNQPDAVIPPTTALPLSGTMPMAQLMGMTPVTETQQGEPKNYVVKFSQGHHSSIATTSFNESVGGTAQGHAMTTVEMQTQLAAFLKSKGMMLPISNPAVIAN; via the coding sequence ATGAAAAAAATGCTTCTCTCACTCGCAATTTCTACGGCTTTGGTCGGCTGTGGCGGCGGTGAAACACTACAAGATGTAAAACAAGAAACGACCCCAGTGCTACCTTCAGCATCTATCAAATTTGATCCATCAAACGGTGTGATATCTATTCCAAATGATTTGCTTCTGAGTGGTACTAAAGACGGTACTTTAAACCTGCCAGGAGAATTTGACGATCAAGGTCAACCTTTAGCCGCGGCAGCTTATGCTAATCCAAGCCTGACAATGGGCGGTTTAGACGGTTGGTCTACTAACATGCCTTATGTCATCGACTTAGATGTGCCAAGCGAAGTAAGTATTAATGCTGATTCAGTAGCAACACCAGATGCTGTGCGTATTTTTGAAGTTGTTATGGGTGCGAGTATTACAGATCCTGACTGCGCAAGTGATAAAGTGCCTGCGGGTATTGCTTGTAAATATGTCGGTGAGTTGACGTTTGGTGTTGATTACATCGCCAAGCTGACTGATTCTGGCAATGGCATCATGGTTGTACCTTTAAAACCGTTGAAGCCAGGCGCGTCATATATCACAGCCCTTACAAAAAGCATCGTAATGGCAGATGGTCGTCCACTTGAAGCATCATCAACTTACAGTCTAGTAAAAGCCGAAGCACCACTGGTTACTGACTCACAGAGAAGCCTTCAGGTTGTTGTTAACAAGTATGAAGAAGTCATTTCTGGTCAAGTTGCAAAAGAAGACATTATTTATACTGCGGCAATGACGATTCAGTCTGTTGGTGCGGTAATGAATAATATTAAACTTGGTTTGGCGCAGAGTTTACAAACTCAGACAAACCCTAGGGTATCTGTACCTGAGCAACCGATGATCACTGTATCAGATGCGCTAGCAACAGTTATCCCAGATGCTGAAACTCGTGCACCTTTTCAGGCTGTTCAATACATGCAAGGTAGCATTATGTTGCCTATGTATTCAAAGAAACCTGAAGGTACAGCGATTGAAGATTTAGCGGGTACATACTGGAAAGCTCGTTGTGATAGTGCGGCAACACTTGCTGGTGCAGTTGCGGCCGGTGTTGATTTATCAGGTTTAACACCAGGTGTGAACGATGCGTACTGTAATGCTATTACAGAAGGTCAACTGCGTGATTTTGGTTTAGATCAAAGCCGTTTCTTAACTAAATTTAATAGCATTCCTTCAATTGAATGGATTGCAAACGTACCAGTACAAATCACTAAGCCACGTGCAGAACTACTAGGTATTGAAATGCCAGCAACAGGTTGGCCAGTCGTGATTTTACAACACGGTATTACCGCTAACAAAGAAAGCCTACTAGGGTTAACACTTGCCTTAAGCAACGCTGGTTTTGCAACGGTCGCTATTGATCACCCAATGCATGGTGCTCGCGGTTTGGATATCGATTTAGACGGTAAAGATGATTTCAATGCAACAAGTGGTCAGGGCTCAGTGCTTTCATACATGAACTTGACGTCACTACTAGTCGCACGTGATAACCTAAGACAGTCTTCAGCTGACCTGTTGGCTCTTAGACTTGGTTTGAACTTCATTGACCCAACACTTGGTATTAACCCAACAGATGTGAGCTTCTTTGGCCATTCTCTGGGTTCAATTGTCGCACCTAATTTCATCGCGAATACAAATAAGTCTATTGGTAATGAAACGGTTGATAATTTATTTAAGGTTAATACAGTTGGTCTAGCAAGCGGTGGCGCTGGGATAGCTAACTTCTTAACTGAGTCGGGTTCATTTGGCTCGTTTGTTAAGGGGTCGGTACTTGCAGCAGCGGGTAACTTATCTTCTAAAGCGTTCTTAGAGTTCGTGGCAAGTGAAGCAACAGCAGCTTGCCCTGTAGAGACTAAGATCCCATGTTCTTACGCGCTATACGAAAAGCAACTTGTTGAAGCAGGTAATACAGCGGCACTTGGCAGTATTCAGTCAATTATCAGCCAATTCGTTACGGTAGCTCAAACAACATTAGATAGTGCAGATCCTGTTAACTACGCATCTGCGGTTCAAGCTCTTGGTACACCAACATACTTAAGTGTGGTGACTGGTGGTGTTGATGGTAACCAACCAGATGCCGTTATTCCGCCAACAACGGCATTGCCTTTGTCTGGTACTATGCCAATGGCACAGTTGATGGGCATGACGCCAGTGACCGAAACTCAACAAGGTGAACCAAAAAATTACGTAGTTAAGTTTTCTCAAGGTCATCACTCATCTATTGCAACGACTTCGTTTAATGAATCAGTAGGTGGTACAGCGCAAGGTCATGCTATGACTACAGTTGAAATGCAAACTCAACTAGCTGCTTTCTTGAAGAGCAAAGGCATGATGCTGCCAATTTCTAACCCGGCAGTCATTGCTAATTAA
- a CDS encoding YciK family oxidoreductase — protein sequence MHNYQAADNALENKTILITGAGDGIGRVAALTYAKHGATVILLGKTTKKLECVYDEIVNAGYPQPAIVPMDMRGATKQNYRDLAATIEQQFGKLDGLLNNASILGSLGPLEHFCVSTFENIMKVNVTAQAMITKYMFPLLRKSPCASVIFTSSGVGREGREFWGPYAISKFATEGMMQTWSKEVGKTNIRINCINPGATRTSMRASAFPGEDKEKLKTAEELMPTYLYLMADDSKDVNGESINAQ from the coding sequence ATGCATAATTATCAAGCAGCAGACAATGCACTCGAAAATAAAACCATTTTAATTACAGGTGCTGGCGATGGAATTGGCCGTGTTGCGGCATTAACATATGCGAAACACGGTGCAACTGTAATCCTACTTGGTAAAACAACTAAAAAGCTTGAATGTGTATACGATGAAATCGTAAATGCAGGCTACCCACAACCGGCTATCGTTCCTATGGATATGCGCGGTGCGACAAAACAAAATTACCGTGACCTTGCTGCAACCATTGAGCAGCAATTTGGCAAATTAGATGGCCTACTAAACAATGCGTCTATTTTAGGCTCACTAGGACCACTTGAGCATTTTTGTGTATCTACGTTTGAAAATATCATGAAAGTAAACGTGACTGCGCAAGCGATGATCACTAAATATATGTTTCCACTACTTCGTAAATCACCGTGTGCATCTGTGATTTTCACTTCATCAGGTGTAGGTCGAGAAGGACGAGAATTTTGGGGCCCTTACGCAATCTCAAAATTTGCAACTGAAGGTATGATGCAAACTTGGTCTAAAGAAGTGGGTAAGACGAACATTCGTATCAACTGTATTAACCCGGGTGCCACACGTACTAGCATGCGTGCTTCTGCTTTCCCAGGGGAAGATAAAGAAAAGCTTAAAACTGCTGAAGAACTAATGCCGACGTATTTATACCTAATGGCTGATGATTCTAAAGACGTTAACGGTGAATCAATTAACGCGCAATAA
- the rluB gene encoding 23S rRNA pseudouridine(2605) synthase RluB: MSEKLQKVLARAGVGSRREMEKYIDSNRVSVNGKVARLGDRVEENAVIRVDGHVVKIEQQEERVCRVLMYHKPEGELCTRKDPEGRRTVFDRLPRLEGDRWIAIGRLDINTSGLLLFTNDGELANRLMHPKYEVEREYSARVFGEVTNQTLSTLTKGVELEDGPAKFLKIKPMGGEGINKWFNVTLTEGRNREVRRLWQSQEVEVSRLIRIRYGKLELNKRLPQGGWEELKLEDVNYLRKSVKMRPETQTKLSVMPEKRKDKRAKINQIRKAVKKHNQRAQKPKPKRK, translated from the coding sequence ATGAGTGAAAAGTTACAAAAAGTATTGGCCCGTGCTGGTGTGGGTTCACGCCGCGAAATGGAAAAATACATTGACTCTAATCGTGTCAGCGTTAACGGTAAAGTGGCACGTTTAGGTGATCGTGTTGAAGAAAATGCGGTTATTCGTGTTGACGGTCATGTTGTTAAAATAGAGCAACAAGAAGAACGTGTTTGTCGTGTTTTAATGTATCACAAGCCTGAAGGAGAATTATGTACGCGTAAAGACCCTGAAGGTCGCCGAACAGTTTTCGATAGACTACCTCGTCTAGAGGGCGACCGTTGGATTGCGATTGGCCGTTTAGATATCAATACATCAGGTTTATTACTATTTACCAACGACGGTGAGTTAGCGAATCGTTTAATGCACCCTAAATATGAAGTAGAGCGTGAGTATTCTGCACGTGTATTTGGTGAGGTAACAAATCAAACATTGAGTACCTTAACTAAAGGGGTTGAGTTAGAGGATGGCCCAGCGAAATTCTTAAAAATTAAGCCTATGGGCGGTGAGGGCATTAACAAGTGGTTCAACGTTACGCTAACTGAAGGTCGTAATCGTGAAGTACGTCGTTTATGGCAATCTCAAGAAGTTGAAGTATCTCGCCTAATTCGTATTCGTTACGGTAAATTAGAGCTTAACAAACGTCTTCCACAAGGGGGCTGGGAAGAGCTTAAGTTAGAAGACGTAAACTACTTGCGTAAATCTGTGAAAATGCGCCCTGAAACGCAAACTAAACTGTCTGTGATGCCAGAAAAGCGTAAAGACAAGCGTGCTAAGATCAATCAGATCAGAAAAGCTGTGAAAAAGCACAACCAACGTGCGCAAAAGCCAAAGCCAAAAAGAAAGTAA
- the scpB gene encoding SMC-Scp complex subunit ScpB, which translates to MAFKRLSDEQLVELVEAAIFVSEKPLSKRRLQETVLQDFNISAKRLTQAIDSLVEHYSTRGVQLVEVASGYRFQAGPSLAEPLSKLWPEKAVKYSRATIETLALIAYRQPITRGEIEQVRGVAVSSNIMKSLLEREWITVVGQKDVPGKPALYATTKQFLDYFSLSGLEQLPNLPEQQDVKLEQILSDPSVREPS; encoded by the coding sequence ATGGCTTTTAAGCGTCTTAGTGATGAACAACTCGTTGAGCTAGTCGAAGCAGCGATTTTTGTTTCTGAGAAGCCATTAAGCAAGCGTCGTCTTCAAGAAACCGTTCTGCAAGATTTCAATATTTCTGCTAAAAGATTAACCCAAGCCATAGACTCACTGGTTGAGCACTATTCAACAAGAGGTGTTCAGTTGGTTGAAGTGGCCTCTGGTTATCGCTTTCAAGCAGGGCCTTCTTTGGCTGAGCCATTAAGTAAATTATGGCCTGAAAAAGCAGTGAAATACTCTCGAGCGACCATAGAAACCCTTGCCTTGATAGCCTATCGTCAACCTATTACCCGAGGTGAGATAGAGCAGGTGAGAGGGGTTGCTGTAAGCAGCAATATAATGAAAAGTTTATTAGAGCGTGAATGGATAACGGTTGTTGGGCAAAAAGACGTGCCTGGTAAACCTGCGCTATATGCAACCACCAAACAATTTTTAGATTATTTTTCTTTATCTGGTTTAGAACAGCTGCCTAATTTACCTGAGCAGCAAGATGTAAAACTAGAGCAGATATTGAGTGATCCTTCTGTGAGAGAACCATCCTAA
- a CDS encoding segregation and condensation protein A, whose amino-acid sequence MSNSAPLAFLHGEAVLEKPEDLYIPPDALKVILESFEGPLDLLLYLIKRHKLDILQLPIHSITKQYVSYVELMKDLQLELAGEYLVMAALLAQIKSRMLLPTHEELEEEADPRAELVKRLQEYEQFKTAAETLKEQPHVGKDFFIANAEYVDNAVDEEKLPDLSLIDLVLAFGHVMARVKTLAHHQISSEVLSTRERMTRILRHLSENSGPCAFVTLFDFAEGRQGVVVTFIAMLELIKEQLVTFTQITPQSEIYLSLKLQE is encoded by the coding sequence ATGAGTAACTCTGCGCCACTGGCCTTTCTTCACGGCGAAGCCGTTTTAGAAAAGCCTGAAGACTTATACATACCGCCCGATGCCCTTAAAGTGATATTAGAAAGCTTTGAGGGCCCACTCGATCTGCTTTTATATCTTATTAAGCGCCATAAGCTAGATATTCTGCAACTGCCAATCCATAGCATTACCAAACAATATGTGAGCTATGTTGAGCTGATGAAAGATTTACAGCTTGAATTGGCAGGGGAATACTTAGTGATGGCAGCGTTATTGGCGCAAATTAAGTCACGTATGTTGTTACCGACTCATGAAGAGCTTGAAGAAGAAGCCGACCCGCGTGCTGAATTAGTTAAGCGTTTGCAAGAATATGAACAATTCAAAACAGCGGCGGAAACATTAAAAGAACAGCCTCATGTCGGAAAAGACTTCTTCATAGCTAATGCTGAGTATGTCGACAATGCAGTTGATGAAGAGAAATTACCTGATTTAAGTTTAATAGACCTAGTACTTGCATTTGGTCACGTGATGGCTCGAGTAAAAACGCTCGCTCACCATCAAATATCAAGTGAAGTTTTGTCTACCCGTGAGCGTATGACACGAATTCTGCGCCATCTTTCAGAAAATAGTGGACCATGTGCTTTCGTCACTTTGTTTGATTTTGCTGAAGGGCGTCAAGGCGTGGTGGTGACATTTATAGCAATGCTTGAACTGATCAAAGAGCAATTAGTCACTTTCACCCAAATTACCCCGCAGTCAGAGATTTATTTATCTTTAAAACTACAAGAGTAA
- a CDS encoding L-threonylcarbamoyladenylate synthase, producing MSQFFHIHPENPQARLIKQAVEIIHKGGVIVYPTDSGYALGCSIGNKQAKERIERIRGIEKHHNFTLVCRDLSELATYARVDNQIFRLIKNNTPGPYTFIFKGTKEVPKRLLNEKKKTIGMRVTDNPIAAALLEELNEPLMSCSLILPGEQFTESDPDDIRMSLEKQVDLIIHGGYLIEQATTVIDFSDDDIVILREGCGDVTPFQ from the coding sequence ATGAGCCAATTTTTTCATATTCACCCAGAAAACCCTCAGGCACGCTTAATTAAACAAGCGGTTGAAATTATTCACAAGGGTGGGGTGATAGTCTACCCAACCGACTCAGGCTATGCACTTGGCTGCAGTATTGGTAACAAACAAGCGAAAGAGCGAATTGAACGTATTCGCGGTATTGAAAAACACCATAACTTTACACTTGTTTGCCGAGACCTATCAGAACTGGCAACCTATGCCCGTGTTGATAATCAAATTTTTCGTTTAATAAAAAACAATACGCCAGGGCCTTACACCTTTATTTTCAAAGGCACAAAAGAAGTGCCTAAGCGTTTATTAAACGAGAAGAAAAAAACCATTGGTATGCGTGTCACCGATAACCCAATAGCAGCTGCTTTACTCGAAGAGCTCAATGAACCGCTTATGTCATGTTCCTTGATTTTACCTGGTGAGCAATTTACTGAGTCAGACCCTGATGACATTCGTATGAGCCTAGAAAAACAGGTGGATCTTATTATTCATGGTGGTTATTTGATTGAACAAGCCACTACCGTAATTGACTTCTCTGACGATGATATTGTCATCCTTCGCGAAGGATGCGGTGATGTTACGCCGTTTCAATAG